The Osmerus eperlanus chromosome 22, fOsmEpe2.1, whole genome shotgun sequence genome window below encodes:
- the LOC134009123 gene encoding uncharacterized protein LOC134009123, translated as MHAFEYLTTWLVMLAVAVSGQKETGLSQTSQTNSGLRSNCLGNVMRLSLDKSLAVANLLEVDAINGTDVIPLTPRLAAQCGYSMESDPWGNIKIYSSLFGCYAGSKEAGTFILGLNLRMSGDLKLDEATYVVTKTCNYRSLATRHILCERNYIEVSTQLFKPQIAKNIPSHDDDFPDDAGQDSFKYYASASPNDIWKLMFFTPEPKVMLLNEAKAAGYGVKSTEHRLVLRSPFNSAETYIENVAGIPMEVFSVSTYYVPSHGLNIVESDAACPTGGLIFTDKTIIWHVPRRITPVIKGAIKILKMYMGIDGQRLDKYQMSARKYTLSSTEFHIVIELPIGTPDGYYKSLAPDDQYHITFTIEPMLELVWREESTQTDTKYKVLFPITTPPMSWRTRFTGNAVPEERLFEILLGTFLPDVELINITFNTGVFSVAECNSKGFDVKEHRFPNGSKSFYLKVPFFEDAVLVHNPEPLFTTYILPMTFGLLILPEETPFSHVAKAEVSLQDVVPPAITGTCDPGYFYVTVGYGSQGHIFRTMIGERELTSKLGETYGLISNSTHFSFVVPYHSADSIFEMVMSTSVRARIDLELVASNNLKLNDFSLSCSFPLTTTECYSNGTMTALAMKVESVPNMILSHLTLRDDSCTPNYSNNHFAYFSFCVNSCGTTRMMLGNMMVYENDISLDLKKYTSKYPDVAYYKQTVSCYYLVNVTETMAFRTRPRVKDPSADIGVGYLIVQMRLAQDESYKLFYQVEDYPVAKYLRQPLYFEVALMQFMDLKMELVLENCWATQHEDRSSLPRWNLIVDSCVNLDDPYSTVFHPVESDPRVNIPAHVKRFSVNMFTFVTDEVVLKENIFVHCNAVLCDSNNPYYGVCNGQCVNPTKTGAKTSRTADVKADVKGDVKWMEGKGWMTENH; from the exons ATGCATGCATTTGAATATCT CACAACATGGCTTGTGATGCTAGCTGTTGCAGTTTCTGGTCAGAAAGAGACAGGTTTAAGTCAAACTTCACAAACAA ACAGTGGTTTGCGGTCCAACTGTCTTGGGAATGTCATGCGGCTGAGTTTGGATAAGTCTCTGGCTGTTGCGAATCTTCTTGAAGTTGATGCTATCA ATGGCACTGATGTCATACCGCTTACACCCAGACTGGCTGCACAGTGTGGATACAGCATGGAGTCTGACCCATGGGGAAACATTAAAATCTATTCCTCCTTGTTTGGCTGTTATGCTGGAAGCAAG GAGGCTGGTACATTCATCCTTGGACTGAATCTCAGAATGTCAGGAGATCTTAAGTTGGATGAGGCTACTTATGTTGTGACAAAAACATGCAACTATCGTTCATTGGCCACACGGCACATTCTCTGTGAAAGGAACTATATAGAG GTGTCAACCCAGTTGTTCAAGCCTCAGATTGCAAAGAACATACCGAGTCATGATGATGACTTCCCAGATGATGCTGGGCAGGATTCATTCAAATATTat GCCAGTGCCTCACCAAATGACATCTGGAAGTTGATGTTCTTTACTCCTGAACCAAAAGTCATGCTGCTCAATGAGGCTAAGGCGGCTGGCTATGGTGTCAAGTCTACAGAGCATCGCTTGGTGCTGCGAAGTCCCTTCAACTCAGCAGAGACTTACATAGAGAAT GTGGCTGGGATTCCCATGGAAGTGTTTAGTGTTAGCACTTACTATGTACCCAGTCATGGCTTGAATATTGTGGAATCTGATGCTGCCTGTCCTACTG GTGGCTTGATTTTCACTGACAAGACTATCATTTGGCATGTACCCCGCCGCATCACACCTGTAATCAAGGGTGCCATTAAGATATTAAAGATGTACATGGGCATTGATGGACAGAGACTGGACAAATACCAGATGTCTGCCAGAAAATACACCTTGTCATCCACAGAATTTCACATCGTCATTGAGCTCCCAATAGGAACACCTGATGGGTACTACAAG AGTCTTGCCCCAGATGATCAGTATCACATCACCTTTACCATTGAGCCCATGTTGGAACTGGTGTGGCGTGAAGAGAGTACTCAAACTGACACAAAATATAAGGTCCTCTTTCCTATTACAACTCCCCCGATGTCCTGGCGTACTCGGTTCACAGGCA ATGCAGTTCCTGAGGAGAGGTTATTTGAAATCCTGTTGGGTACTTTTCTCCCTGATGTGGAGCTGATCAACATCACCTTCAACACTGGGGTCTTTTCTGTGGCAGAGTGCAACTCGAAAGGGTTCGATGTTAAAGAGCACAGATTTCCGAATGGCTCAAAGTCTTTCTACCTGAAAGTGCCCTTCTTTGAGGATGCAGTCCTTGTGCAT AATCCTGAACCTTTGTTTACAACCTACATCCTGCCTATGACCTTTGGACTGCTCATCCTGCCTGAAGAAACTCCATTCTCCCATGTAGCCAAGGCAGAGGTCTCTTTGCAGGATGTTG TTCCCCCTGCGATTACTGGTACATGTGACCCGGGGTACTTCTATGTCACTGTTGGGTATGGAAGCCAAGGCCACATCTTTAGAACCATGATTGGCGAGAGGGAGCTCACCAGTAAGCTGGGTGAGACGTATGGGCTAATAAGCAACAGCACTCACTTCAGTTTTGTGGTGCCGTACCATAGTGCCGACTCCATATTTGAG ATGGTTATGTCTACTTCAGTCAGAGCCAGAATTGATTTGGAGCTGGTGGCCTCCAATAACTTGAAGCTTAATGACTTCTCGTTGTCCTGCAGCTTTCCCTTGACCACAACTG AGTGTTACTCTAATGGCACAATGACTGCCTTGGCTATGAAGGTGGAGTCCGTTCCCAATATGATCCTCAGTCATCTGACCCTGAGAGATGATTCCTGTACACCGAACTATAGCAACAACCACTTTGCTTACTTTTCCTTCTGTGTGAACAGTTGCGGAACCACAAGAATG ATGCTTGGCAACATGATGGTGTATGAGAACGACATTTCCTTGGATCTCAAGAAATACACCAGCAAGTATCCTGATGTGGCATATTACAA GCAAACAGTTTCCTGCTACTATCTGGTCAATGTCACCGAGACCATGGCGTTCCGTACCCGGCCAAGGGTAAAGGATCCATCAGCTGACATTGGAGTGGGATATTTGATTGTCCAAATGAGATTGGCTCAGG ATGAGTCATATAAGCTATTTTATCAAGTGGAGGACTACCCAGTGGCTAAGTATTTGAGACAGCCCCTGTACTTTGAGGTTGCATTAATGCAATTCATGGACCTAAAAATGGAGCTTGTCTTGGAGAACTGCTGGGCAACCCAACACGAAGACAGGAGCTCTCTGCCTAGATGGAACCTCATTGTTGACAG CTGTGTGAACCTTGATGACCCCTACTCGACAGTTTTCCATCCTGTGGAGTCTGACCCAAGGGTTAACATCCCTGCTCATGTGAAGCGCTTTTCTGTCAACATGTTCACCTTCGTTACAGATGAGGTGGTTCTGAAAGAAAAC ATTTTTGTACATTGCAATGCTGTTCTTTGCGACTCCAACAATCCATATTACGGAGTATGTAATGGCCAGTGCGTGAACCCCACAAAGACTGGTGCCAAAACATCCCGGACAGCTGATGTTAAAGCTGATGTTAAAGGTGATGTGAAGTGGATGGAGGGAAAGGGATGGATGACTGAGAACCACTGA